A region of Moorena producens PAL-8-15-08-1 DNA encodes the following proteins:
- a CDS encoding chromophore lyase CpcT/CpeT → MTHSTDIATLARWMAADFSNQQQAFENPPLYAHIRVCMRPLPWSVLDGCSLFLEQAYDYMLNTPYRVRVLKIVELDGQIKIENYKVQDEKLLYGASRDLERLNSLSAQQLEKLAGCTFNVTWTGHSFKAEVEPGKACLVVRNNKETYLDSSFEVMEETLISLDRGRDPQTDELIWGSIAGAFHFARKTSFASEVLIPTPELTEL, encoded by the coding sequence ATGACTCATTCTACAGATATCGCTACTTTAGCTCGCTGGATGGCAGCTGATTTTAGTAACCAACAGCAGGCGTTTGAGAATCCACCATTGTATGCTCACATCCGCGTCTGCATGCGTCCTCTACCTTGGTCAGTGCTAGATGGATGTAGCTTGTTCCTTGAGCAAGCCTATGACTATATGCTCAACACCCCCTACCGAGTGCGGGTACTAAAGATTGTTGAGCTAGACGGGCAAATCAAAATCGAAAATTACAAGGTTCAGGATGAAAAACTATTATACGGAGCTTCCCGTGATTTAGAACGTCTAAACTCCCTGAGTGCCCAACAGCTAGAGAAGCTTGCTGGTTGCACGTTCAATGTTACCTGGACTGGTCACAGCTTCAAAGCCGAAGTAGAACCAGGTAAAGCTTGCTTGGTGGTACGCAATAACAAAGAAACCTATCTCGATAGTAGCTTTGAAGTAATGGAAGAAACATTGATTAGTCTTGACAGGGGACGTGACCCCCAAACCGATGAACTAATTTGGGGTTCGATTGCTGGAGCATTTCATTTTGCACGTAAGACTAGCTTCGCGTCAGAAGTGCTGATTCCAACTCCGGAATTGACTGAACTATAA
- the fabZ gene encoding 3-hydroxyacyl-ACP dehydratase FabZ, with protein sequence MSTLTDVNTPNNSTGSTQDVNDDSSTKTVLTVEEIHKLLPHRYPFALVDRIIDYVPGKRAVGIKNVTFNEPFFQGHFPGRPLMPGVMIVEAMAQVGGIVLTQMPDSPDGLFVFAGIDKVRFRRPVVPGDQLVMTAELLSIKRRRFGKIHSVATVDGKKAVEGELMFSIVD encoded by the coding sequence ATGTCCACACTGACTGACGTTAACACGCCCAATAACTCTACCGGAAGTACCCAGGATGTAAATGATGACTCATCAACTAAAACAGTTCTAACTGTTGAAGAGATTCATAAACTGCTCCCCCATCGGTATCCTTTCGCATTAGTTGATCGGATTATTGACTATGTTCCAGGTAAACGAGCTGTAGGTATCAAAAATGTTACCTTCAACGAACCTTTTTTTCAAGGACATTTTCCTGGACGACCCTTGATGCCTGGGGTGATGATAGTGGAAGCTATGGCTCAGGTTGGGGGGATTGTATTAACCCAAATGCCCGATAGTCCTGATGGATTATTCGTATTTGCAGGGATTGACAAAGTTCGTTTCCGGCGTCCCGTAGTGCCAGGAGATCAACTGGTGATGACTGCGGAACTGTTGTCCATCAAGCGCCGTCGTTTTGGTAAGATACACTCAGTTGCTACTGTTGATGGTAAGAAAGCAGTAGAAGGCGAACTTATGTTCTCTATAGTGGATTAA
- a CDS encoding adenylate/guanylate cyclase domain-containing protein, with product MKKPNTSSVTATLSQLTQPSQTSNLIDRIKTLSIPQFSCWLDFFAADFQQFLGAIALINNDALETRLEQVIEALTLKVGQVLQADQATIFMVDTDTGQLWANIPQAHTDKTIERRIPHNQGVVGHVAATGNSFNTSVAYHHPLFNPEFDEIPGYRTQSLLCMPIFNRNNQVIAVINFLNKTGGVPFDSTDEKQFRDFGDDLGIILEACQSFQQAARNQRGVIALLKATESLGKSLKLEQTLSLVMEQARDLMQADRSTLFLLCQDRNELWSKVATADGENTIEIRIPANRGIAGYVASTCKPLNIPDAYKDDRFDPTTDKQTGYRTESILCMPVFNSKNKLIGVTQLINKHQGYFTSSDQEFMRAFNIQAGIALENAQLFESVLIEKQYQQDILQSLTDAVISTDMQGRIVMINDAAIKFLGGPNRRKGSPNWKLWQSKLTGRYIWDIVPIENLQWRWQDSLATGTRHYMPEQTLKIGLYKAPQGDLGSPSMVLAMPKWDDPNVYVPWNEKPQNETPQTESSSTYYLSKYQVQEIERSLNLSVNPLLNPEGSVRGGLVVLEDMTREKRMKTAMYRYMTPRVADQVLALGEDTLMQGKKQEVTILFSDIRGYTNLTEHLGATEVVSLLNKYFETMVEAVFNHDGTLDKFIGDALMAVFGAPLPLPNHAWKAVKSALDMRSRLAKFNSNRRGNNQPEIRIGMGISSGEVVSGNIGSQKRMDYTVIGDGVNLSARLESVTKEYGCDIILSESTYNLCRDRIVVRELDQIRVKGKNQAVRIYELIGKTDLSLTDKRKRFLDLYQAGRNAYIKRDFHQALKYFTDALDIQPNDRPVKTHINRAKNYCDHPPDDSWDGVYTMTTK from the coding sequence ATGAAAAAACCGAACACCAGTAGTGTTACTGCTACATTATCTCAGTTAACTCAACCCTCACAAACCAGCAATCTGATTGATCGCATCAAAACCCTATCCATTCCTCAATTTAGCTGCTGGTTAGATTTCTTTGCTGCTGATTTTCAACAGTTTCTGGGAGCGATCGCACTGATCAATAATGATGCTCTGGAAACTCGGCTAGAGCAGGTGATAGAGGCTTTAACCCTAAAAGTTGGTCAAGTGCTACAGGCAGACCAAGCCACTATTTTCATGGTTGACACCGACACAGGTCAACTATGGGCAAACATTCCCCAAGCTCACACGGACAAAACCATAGAACGCCGGATTCCCCACAATCAGGGTGTTGTCGGTCATGTTGCCGCCACTGGCAATTCTTTCAATACGTCAGTTGCTTACCATCATCCCCTATTTAACCCAGAATTTGACGAAATCCCTGGCTATCGTACCCAAAGCCTCCTGTGTATGCCAATTTTTAATCGCAATAACCAGGTGATTGCTGTAATAAATTTTTTGAATAAAACTGGCGGTGTGCCCTTCGATAGTACCGACGAAAAGCAATTTCGGGACTTTGGCGACGACCTTGGCATCATCCTCGAAGCCTGCCAATCATTTCAACAGGCAGCTCGTAACCAACGGGGAGTGATTGCTCTGCTCAAGGCAACTGAGTCTCTGGGGAAGAGCCTGAAGCTCGAACAAACCCTAAGTTTAGTTATGGAGCAGGCTCGGGATCTAATGCAAGCGGACCGCTCTACGCTATTTTTACTATGCCAAGATCGCAACGAACTGTGGAGTAAGGTAGCTACAGCGGATGGAGAAAATACCATAGAAATCCGAATACCAGCCAACCGAGGTATTGCTGGTTATGTAGCATCAACATGTAAGCCGCTCAATATTCCAGATGCCTATAAAGACGACCGTTTTGACCCGACCACTGACAAACAAACCGGTTATCGCACGGAAAGTATTCTTTGTATGCCGGTATTTAACTCCAAAAATAAATTAATTGGTGTGACCCAGTTAATCAACAAGCACCAAGGCTACTTTACCAGCTCTGATCAAGAGTTTATGCGGGCGTTTAATATTCAGGCAGGCATAGCTTTGGAAAATGCCCAGCTGTTTGAAAGCGTCCTGATTGAAAAGCAATATCAGCAAGATATCCTGCAAAGTCTAACCGACGCAGTGATTTCCACTGACATGCAGGGACGAATTGTGATGATCAATGATGCAGCCATCAAGTTCCTAGGTGGTCCTAATCGTAGAAAAGGCAGTCCCAATTGGAAATTGTGGCAGTCTAAGCTCACTGGTCGATACATCTGGGATATAGTGCCGATTGAAAATCTCCAGTGGCGTTGGCAAGATAGCTTGGCTACAGGGACTCGGCATTATATGCCAGAACAAACTCTGAAGATTGGTCTGTATAAAGCTCCTCAAGGGGATTTAGGATCACCATCGATGGTGCTGGCAATGCCAAAGTGGGATGACCCGAATGTTTATGTACCCTGGAATGAAAAACCTCAGAATGAAACACCCCAGACGGAATCTTCATCTACTTATTATTTGTCAAAATACCAAGTTCAGGAAATTGAACGCAGTCTCAACCTAAGCGTCAATCCTTTGCTCAACCCAGAGGGAAGTGTGCGGGGTGGGTTGGTGGTTTTAGAAGATATGACTCGTGAGAAGCGTATGAAGACAGCCATGTATCGCTACATGACTCCACGGGTTGCTGATCAAGTCTTAGCCCTCGGGGAAGATACCTTAATGCAGGGCAAGAAGCAAGAAGTAACAATTCTATTTTCCGATATCCGGGGCTACACAAACCTAACAGAACATCTCGGAGCAACAGAGGTGGTATCGTTGCTCAATAAGTATTTTGAAACCATGGTAGAGGCTGTATTCAATCACGATGGCACCTTGGACAAGTTTATTGGAGATGCCTTGATGGCCGTGTTTGGAGCACCTTTACCCCTGCCAAATCATGCTTGGAAGGCTGTCAAATCAGCTCTAGATATGCGCTCACGCTTAGCAAAATTTAATTCCAATCGCAGGGGTAACAACCAACCCGAAATCCGGATTGGGATGGGAATTAGTTCTGGAGAAGTGGTTTCCGGCAATATCGGCTCCCAAAAACGGATGGACTATACGGTTATTGGAGATGGGGTGAATCTAAGTGCTCGTCTCGAAAGCGTTACCAAAGAGTATGGCTGCGATATTATCTTGAGTGAGTCTACCTATAACTTGTGCCGCGATCGCATTGTGGTGCGGGAGTTAGATCAAATCCGGGTCAAAGGTAAAAACCAAGCGGTTAGGATTTATGAATTAATTGGCAAAACCGACCTATCCCTTACCGATAAAAGAAAACGGTTCTTGGATTTGTATCAAGCAGGGCGTAATGCTTACATCAAACGAGACTTTCACCAGGCACTCAAGTATTTTACTGATGCACTAGACATACAACCAAATGACCGGCCTGTCAAGACCCATATCAACCGAGCTAAAAACTATTGTGATCATCCTCCTGATGATTCCTGGGATGGAGTTTACACGATGACCACGAAGTGA
- a CDS encoding BamA/TamA family outer membrane protein → MRLSPLLAAMIAATASIGVSKPSRGQTIQSLPDAPQQNSSDLKTPEPAVLDAIASGGNQRQSLMGGTPKTALPPQDRTGSRSWGEPPRPRYLAASLPETIAVQAKPRTALVLHSSQTQVAVPTKTVEQSVPTTLSVKNSSPTQVAVPTKPTKLVVPVDASPTQVAVPTKPTKLVVPVNSTAAELPSQTPKPPQLSPDSIEGIAQVKPPNGIEKPSQLPEPTQLEPPSTQPPLSIDSIEGMAQLTPPNGIDQLSQLPEPTQLEPPSTEPPSDSSEVRVLVAEVLITGAPPQLEEEIYRVIKTRPGRATTRSQLQEDVNAIFATGFFSSVDVQPEDTPLGVRISFIVRANPVLRQVAVKTEPPGEGQRIVNQEKINEIFSEQYGSILNLRDLQEGIKQLNDWYKEEGYDLAQVIDAEQVTPDGTVTLVVAEGVIEAVKVRFLDEDGNPIVDENGNPLPSMTDQEEPVGGNTRPFIITREVELKSGSVFNRKKAQRDLQRVFGLGIFDDVRFSFEPGTDPRQVVIVVDVIEKSSGSIAAGAGLSSASGFFGTVSYQQQNLGGNNQTLGGEFQLGTRELLFDLSFTDPWIAGDPFRTSYTINAFRRRSISLVFNGGSGENNIKVPNDDDDGDRPRIVRTGGGVTFRRPLSEDVFKRAEWTASLGLKYQHVAIEDSDGDVRPESTDGELLSFSDSGEDDLTTVQLGAVRDLRNSTTQPTNGSLLRLGMEQSIPIGSGSILMNRLRGSYSFYIPVEFTNFTEGPQALAFNIQGGTILGDLPPYEAFIIGGSNSVRGFAEGDLASGRSYLQATAEYRFPIFSVIGGALFVDAGTDLGSAGSVPGEPGEQRDLPGTGLGYGLGVRVQSPLGPIRVDFGLNTEGDSRLHFGIGEKF, encoded by the coding sequence ATGCGTTTATCTCCCTTGTTAGCAGCAATGATCGCTGCTACTGCCAGTATTGGTGTATCCAAACCAAGCCGTGGGCAAACCATTCAGTCCCTACCGGATGCACCTCAACAGAATTCCAGTGACTTAAAAACACCTGAACCAGCGGTTCTTGATGCAATAGCGAGTGGGGGAAACCAACGGCAGTCGCTCATGGGGGGAACCCCCAAGACCGCGCTGCCTCCCCAAGACCGCACCGGTAGTCGCTCATGGGGGGAACCCCCAAGACCGCGCTACCTCGCTGCATCGCTTCCTGAAACAATTGCTGTGCAGGCAAAACCAAGGACTGCCTTGGTGCTTCACTCTTCCCAGACCCAGGTGGCAGTACCCACCAAGACTGTTGAACAGTCTGTGCCTACCACTCTCTCGGTGAAGAATTCTTCACCAACCCAGGTGGCAGTACCAACTAAACCAACTAAACTAGTGGTTCCGGTAGATGCATCACCAACCCAGGTGGCAGTACCAACTAAACCAACTAAACTAGTGGTTCCGGTAAATTCAACAGCCGCAGAGTTACCTTCCCAAACCCCAAAGCCACCCCAACTATCACCGGATAGCATCGAAGGGATTGCTCAAGTAAAACCTCCAAATGGTATAGAAAAACCGTCCCAACTCCCGGAACCCACTCAACTGGAGCCCCCTTCAACTCAACCTCCTTTATCAATCGATAGCATCGAAGGGATGGCTCAACTAACACCTCCAAATGGTATAGATCAACTGTCCCAACTCCCGGAACCCACTCAACTGGAGCCCCCCTCAACTGAGCCTCCTTCTGACTCCTCAGAAGTACGAGTACTGGTAGCAGAAGTCTTAATTACTGGCGCACCTCCCCAACTGGAAGAGGAAATTTATCGGGTGATTAAAACCCGACCAGGACGAGCAACCACCCGCTCTCAGCTTCAGGAAGATGTGAATGCTATCTTTGCCACAGGTTTCTTTTCCAGTGTGGATGTGCAGCCAGAAGATACTCCCTTGGGAGTTAGGATTAGCTTTATTGTCAGAGCTAACCCAGTATTGCGTCAGGTGGCAGTCAAAACAGAACCCCCAGGGGAAGGGCAACGGATCGTAAACCAGGAAAAAATTAATGAAATCTTCAGTGAGCAATATGGCTCAATCCTGAATCTGCGAGACCTGCAAGAGGGAATCAAACAATTAAACGATTGGTATAAGGAAGAAGGTTATGACCTAGCTCAAGTCATTGATGCTGAGCAAGTCACACCGGATGGCACAGTAACCTTGGTCGTGGCAGAAGGGGTGATTGAAGCTGTCAAGGTGCGTTTTCTCGATGAAGATGGTAACCCGATTGTAGATGAAAATGGGAACCCACTTCCATCAATGACTGACCAGGAAGAACCGGTTGGGGGTAATACTCGCCCGTTTATTATTACCCGGGAGGTGGAGTTAAAATCCGGTAGTGTATTTAACCGCAAGAAAGCCCAAAGGGACCTACAGCGAGTTTTTGGTTTAGGGATTTTTGATGATGTACGGTTTTCCTTTGAACCTGGTACTGACCCACGCCAGGTGGTGATAGTAGTAGACGTGATTGAGAAGAGTAGTGGCTCAATTGCGGCTGGTGCAGGTCTGAGTTCTGCTAGTGGTTTTTTTGGTACCGTGAGCTATCAACAGCAAAATCTAGGGGGAAATAATCAGACCTTAGGGGGAGAATTTCAGCTGGGAACCCGAGAGCTATTGTTCGATTTGAGCTTTACAGACCCTTGGATTGCAGGAGACCCCTTCCGCACCTCATATACCATCAATGCATTCCGACGGCGCTCGATTTCCTTGGTCTTTAATGGGGGCAGCGGTGAGAATAATATTAAAGTTCCTAATGATGATGATGATGGAGACCGCCCCCGGATTGTGCGCACTGGTGGTGGAGTGACTTTTCGCCGTCCTTTATCGGAAGATGTATTTAAACGGGCAGAATGGACAGCATCCCTAGGCTTGAAATATCAACATGTTGCCATTGAAGATAGTGATGGGGATGTCAGACCTGAATCTACAGATGGAGAACTGTTGAGCTTTAGTGACAGTGGTGAAGATGACCTAACTACTGTCCAGTTAGGGGCAGTGCGGGATTTACGCAATAGTACCACCCAACCTACTAACGGTTCCCTACTCCGGTTGGGCATGGAACAATCTATTCCTATTGGTAGTGGCAGCATCTTAATGAATCGGTTAAGAGGTAGCTATAGTTTCTATATCCCTGTAGAATTCACCAACTTTACCGAAGGACCTCAGGCTCTTGCCTTTAACATTCAAGGGGGCACTATCTTGGGGGATTTACCTCCTTATGAAGCTTTTATTATTGGTGGTAGTAACTCCGTGCGGGGGTTTGCTGAGGGAGACCTAGCCTCAGGACGTAGCTACCTTCAAGCTACTGCAGAATATCGCTTCCCCATTTTCTCAGTCATAGGGGGCGCTCTATTTGTTGACGCTGGCACTGACCTTGGTTCTGCTGGTTCTGTTCCTGGTGAACCCGGTGAGCAGAGAGATTTACCCGGTACTGGTCTCGGTTACGGTCTTGGGGTTAGAGTGCAGTCACCACTTGGTCCGATTCGGGTAGACTTTGGTTTGAATACCGAAGGGGACAGTCGTCTTCACTTTGGTATTGGAGAGAAGTTTTAA
- a CDS encoding UDP-3-O-acyl-N-acetylglucosamine deacetylase translates to MSSVYYTLAGMFERSGVGLHSGISTNVRVLPAAAGVGRYFVRVDLPGKPVIPANIDAVSGTTLSTELSTSTQYGNATVRTVEHLLAALAGSGVDNAQIEIDGPEVPLLDGSAKVWLEAIQEVGVVAAGVQGIDGKPYDSFTPGQVRATLTPPHLLTPSGTTPIPFVLNEPVSVYHGDAFVTALPAPKTRFTYGIDFALPAIGKQWYSWTPEQDNFADAIAPARTFGLADQIDQLRDRGLIKGGSLENALVCGQHGWVNPPLRFSNEPVRHKLLDLVGDLSLLGRFPVAHILAYKASHHLHVQLAKKLAEPMGCKLNTQKVEPLKINKLTGNL, encoded by the coding sequence ATGTCTTCAGTATATTACACCTTGGCTGGTATGTTTGAACGCTCTGGTGTCGGACTGCACAGCGGTATTTCAACCAACGTAAGGGTACTACCAGCAGCTGCGGGAGTTGGGCGATATTTTGTGCGGGTTGACTTACCAGGTAAACCGGTTATTCCAGCAAACATAGATGCAGTTTCAGGTACCACACTGTCTACGGAACTCTCCACATCAACCCAGTATGGAAACGCTACCGTTCGTACGGTGGAACACCTTTTAGCTGCACTGGCTGGTAGTGGTGTGGATAATGCTCAAATTGAGATTGATGGTCCAGAAGTGCCTCTTTTAGATGGTTCGGCGAAGGTTTGGCTGGAAGCTATCCAGGAGGTGGGAGTAGTAGCAGCAGGGGTTCAAGGCATCGACGGTAAACCATACGATAGTTTTACCCCCGGACAAGTTCGAGCTACCCTCACACCCCCTCACCTCCTAACTCCCTCAGGAACAACACCTATCCCTTTTGTATTAAACGAGCCAGTCTCGGTTTATCACGGAGATGCCTTTGTAACGGCTCTACCAGCACCCAAAACTCGATTTACCTATGGCATTGACTTTGCGTTACCAGCTATTGGTAAACAATGGTATAGTTGGACTCCAGAACAGGACAATTTTGCCGATGCGATCGCACCAGCTCGCACCTTTGGCTTGGCTGATCAAATTGACCAGCTGCGCGATCGCGGTTTAATTAAAGGTGGTAGCTTGGAGAATGCTCTGGTTTGTGGTCAACACGGATGGGTTAATCCTCCCTTACGATTTTCAAATGAGCCAGTGCGTCATAAACTTTTAGACTTAGTAGGGGATTTGAGTTTATTAGGACGTTTTCCTGTTGCTCACATCCTGGCCTATAAAGCTAGCCACCATCTCCATGTCCAACTTGCCAAAAAGCTGGCTGAACCCATGGGTTGCAAGTTAAATACACAGAAGGTTGAACCTTTAAAAATTAATAAATTAACCGGCAATCTGTAA
- the purC gene encoding phosphoribosylaminoimidazolesuccinocarboxamide synthase — protein MSPDQKLYEGKAKILYTTDDPEILLTHFKDDATAFNAQKRGQISGKGEINCAIASHLFKVLEEKAIATHFIDRPTPNQMLVKQVKIVPLEVVVRNIAAGSLCQQTGIPEGRVLPKPLVEFYLKNDDLGDPLLTRDRLLLLELATPEQLKQLIEQALRINQILTDFFYQCGITLVDFKLEFGVTPSEELLLADEISPDTCRLWNQAETDPERRVMDKDRFRKDLGNVEQAYQQVLQKVLESKL, from the coding sequence ATGTCCCCTGATCAAAAACTCTACGAAGGTAAAGCGAAAATCCTATATACTACCGATGACCCAGAGATTCTGCTAACTCACTTTAAAGATGATGCCACTGCCTTTAATGCCCAAAAGCGAGGTCAGATTTCTGGTAAGGGTGAGATTAATTGTGCGATCGCATCTCATTTGTTCAAAGTCTTAGAAGAGAAGGCAATTGCTACACACTTCATTGACCGTCCTACTCCCAACCAAATGTTGGTCAAACAGGTAAAAATTGTGCCCTTGGAGGTGGTAGTCAGGAACATTGCTGCTGGTAGTCTATGTCAACAAACTGGAATACCAGAGGGTCGGGTACTCCCGAAGCCCCTAGTGGAATTTTATTTAAAAAATGACGACTTAGGAGATCCCTTGTTAACACGCGATCGCTTACTACTGCTGGAACTAGCAACGCCTGAGCAGTTGAAACAACTGATTGAGCAAGCGTTGCGAATCAACCAAATTCTGACTGACTTCTTCTATCAGTGTGGCATTACTCTAGTAGACTTCAAGTTGGAGTTTGGTGTAACCCCGTCTGAAGAACTACTATTAGCCGATGAAATCAGTCCTGATACCTGCCGCCTTTGGAACCAAGCCGAAACTGATCCGGAGCGTCGAGTGATGGACAAAGACCGATTTCGCAAGGATTTGGGCAATGTAGAACAAGCCTATCAGCAAGTGCTACAAAAAGTTCTTGAGAGCAAACTCTAA
- a CDS encoding glycosyltransferase family 4 protein, producing MRIALFTETFLPKVDGIVTRLRHTVEHLQRNGDQVLVICPEGGLKAYKGATIYGVSGFPLPLYPELKLALPRPSIGGVLEEFQPDLIHVVNPAVLGLGGLYYAKVMNIPLVASYHTHLPQYLQHYGLGMLEGVMWELIKVSHNQAELNLCTSNAMVQELRDHGVERVDLWQRGVDTETFQPELASSQMRSHLSQGNPDSPILLYVGRLSAEKEIERIKLVLEAIPNACLALVGDGPHRKELEAHFAGTPTHFVGYLTGTTLGSAFASADAFIFPSRTETLGLVLLEAMAAGCPVVAANSGGIPDIVTDGMNGYLYDPADEQGAIAATVRLLAQQQERETLRRNARAEAERWSWSAATRQLQNYYQAIVFSESMSSAA from the coding sequence ATGCGAATTGCTTTATTTACTGAAACATTTCTACCCAAAGTTGATGGCATCGTGACCCGGTTGCGCCACACGGTGGAACATTTGCAGCGTAACGGTGACCAAGTGCTAGTTATATGCCCAGAAGGGGGACTAAAAGCCTACAAAGGAGCCACAATTTACGGTGTTTCTGGCTTTCCCCTACCCTTGTATCCCGAATTAAAGCTAGCCCTGCCACGACCCTCGATTGGTGGGGTATTAGAAGAGTTTCAACCAGATTTGATCCATGTTGTCAACCCAGCAGTATTAGGGTTGGGAGGTCTGTATTATGCCAAGGTGATGAATATTCCCTTGGTTGCTTCCTACCACACCCATTTACCTCAGTACCTCCAGCACTACGGATTGGGTATGCTCGAAGGAGTGATGTGGGAGTTAATTAAGGTTAGTCACAATCAAGCTGAGCTGAATTTGTGTACCTCTAATGCTATGGTACAGGAATTAAGAGACCATGGTGTTGAGCGAGTAGACTTGTGGCAGCGAGGTGTGGATACGGAAACGTTCCAACCAGAGTTAGCTTCATCCCAAATGCGATCGCATCTTTCTCAAGGAAATCCAGACAGCCCCATACTCCTTTATGTAGGCCGTCTTTCTGCTGAGAAAGAAATTGAGCGGATCAAGCTAGTGCTAGAAGCAATTCCCAACGCTTGCCTAGCATTAGTAGGAGATGGACCGCACCGTAAGGAACTAGAAGCACACTTTGCTGGCACCCCGACTCATTTCGTGGGTTACCTTACCGGTACAACCCTCGGCTCTGCCTTTGCCTCTGCTGATGCATTTATCTTTCCTTCTCGGACAGAAACCTTAGGACTAGTCTTACTAGAAGCGATGGCAGCAGGTTGTCCTGTGGTAGCAGCCAACTCTGGAGGAATTCCCGATATTGTCACGGATGGGATGAATGGGTATTTATACGATCCAGCAGATGAGCAAGGAGCGATCGCAGCAACAGTGCGTCTCTTAGCACAACAGCAGGAACGGGAAACTCTGCGCCGCAATGCTAGAGCAGAAGCTGAACGCTGGAGTTGGTCAGCTGCTACACGCCAATTGCAAAATTATTACCAGGCAATCGTGTTTTCCGAATCCATGTCTTCCGCTGCCTAA
- a CDS encoding DUF7219 family protein: MVDTSDFLYPHSPYHGQFKPENLVFNANLQEFAQKVNYICNLETAGKLPPEEAYQQIKQLWKDLKQSKKSLGI; this comes from the coding sequence ATGGTAGATACATCTGATTTTTTATACCCTCACAGTCCCTATCACGGTCAGTTCAAGCCAGAAAACCTGGTTTTTAACGCTAATTTACAGGAATTTGCTCAAAAAGTAAACTACATCTGTAATCTCGAAACTGCTGGTAAGCTGCCTCCAGAAGAGGCTTACCAGCAGATTAAACAACTGTGGAAAGACTTGAAACAAAGCAAAAAGAGCCTGGGTATATAG
- a CDS encoding esterase-like activity of phytase family protein, which yields MLWVVVIIFLGSLTTTCSFLPAITAEARTFLNLSVNFLGEYQLPQTQFNNTVVGGLSGLAYDRERDRFLAVSDDRSRLAPARFYTLKLTFNPTDTGNIGIENVEVEDVTFLKDKNGETFVRGTLDPEGIAWSGKDSVFISSEGATNQGIAPFIRQFDIATGQQLQNLKIPQRYLPNDTDLETVSNGIQDNLGFEALTLEPISLAAASGQESFRLFSATEYSLHQDQPEAETEQAAGIRWLHYLIGDVTPPMLVSEHLYLLDQDPPNTIAHGLTELLAVDTAGHFLSLERTYGLFGFSAKLYQVVMGGATDTTKIASLKGNIAKIKPLQKKLLLDLSELGIYLDNLEGMTLGPRLSDGTQSLILVSDNNFSEAQVTQFLLFRIKGLT from the coding sequence ATGCTATGGGTTGTGGTAATAATATTCCTGGGTAGCCTCACCACTACCTGTAGCTTTTTACCAGCCATCACAGCAGAGGCACGCACTTTCCTCAACCTTTCCGTGAACTTCTTAGGGGAGTATCAACTGCCCCAAACGCAGTTCAACAATACAGTAGTGGGAGGGTTGTCAGGATTGGCCTATGATCGGGAACGCGATCGCTTTTTAGCTGTTTCTGATGATCGTTCTCGATTAGCTCCAGCGCGATTCTACACCCTAAAACTAACCTTCAATCCCACCGATACAGGAAACATAGGGATTGAAAACGTAGAAGTGGAAGATGTCACTTTTCTCAAAGATAAAAATGGTGAAACCTTTGTAAGGGGTACCCTAGATCCAGAAGGGATTGCTTGGTCTGGAAAAGATTCTGTATTTATCTCTAGTGAAGGGGCTACTAATCAAGGCATTGCTCCATTCATTCGGCAGTTTGATATAGCAACAGGACAACAGTTGCAAAATTTAAAAATTCCCCAGCGTTATCTACCGAATGATACTGACCTAGAAACAGTCAGTAATGGTATCCAAGATAACTTAGGATTTGAAGCATTAACCTTAGAACCGATCAGCCTAGCTGCAGCCAGTGGGCAAGAGTCATTTCGCTTATTTAGTGCCACTGAGTACTCCTTACACCAAGACCAGCCAGAAGCAGAGACCGAACAAGCAGCGGGAATTCGTTGGTTGCACTATTTGATTGGAGACGTTACTCCTCCAATGCTCGTTAGTGAACATCTTTACTTACTCGACCAAGACCCCCCTAACACCATTGCTCACGGTTTGACTGAGTTATTAGCAGTGGATACCGCAGGACATTTTCTGAGTTTGGAGCGTACCTATGGTTTATTTGGATTCAGTGCAAAACTTTATCAAGTGGTGATGGGTGGAGCAACCGATACCACCAAAATTGCTAGTCTCAAGGGTAATATTGCCAAGATTAAGCCACTGCAAAAAAAGTTGTTGTTGGATTTGAGTGAATTGGGGATTTACTTAGATAATTTAGAGGGAATGACCCTTGGTCCGCGCTTGAGTGATGGCACTCAGAGTTTAATTTTGGTGAGTGATAACAATTTTAGTGAGGCTCAGGTGACACAGTTTCTGTTGTTTAGGATTAAAGGCTTGACATAG